One Bacillota bacterium genomic window carries:
- a CDS encoding sugar phosphate isomerase/epimerase, producing MKLGVLTVPLYDMSLEDTVKYLSSLGVEALELGTGGSPGKKHLNPDEMTDERIAEVKKLVKDYNMEIAALSCHGNCVHPDPEVSGKDQADFEKTVLLAEKMGIDTIVTFGGCPGDGKGGMVPNWVTCTWPKYYSEMLKWQWEEVLIPYWKKACEFANAHGVTKIALEMHPGFAIYNPITLLKLREAVGDTIGANFDPSHLFWQGINPADAIREMKGAIYHFHAKDTKIDARNTAISGVLETRGYASVAERAWSFRTVGYGHDALTWKEIISALAVIGYQGAVSIEHEDALMTPKEGLEKAIEFLKPLIIKDKSSKIWWA from the coding sequence ATGAAACTAGGCGTTTTAACCGTACCCCTTTATGATATGTCACTAGAGGATACAGTAAAATATTTAAGCAGTCTTGGCGTTGAAGCTCTTGAACTCGGAACAGGCGGGTCCCCAGGGAAAAAGCATTTAAATCCCGACGAGATGACAGATGAAAGAATAGCTGAAGTCAAAAAACTCGTTAAAGATTATAATATGGAAATAGCAGCACTTTCCTGCCACGGAAACTGCGTTCATCCTGATCCGGAAGTTTCCGGAAAAGATCAGGCTGATTTTGAAAAAACAGTTCTTCTCGCCGAAAAAATGGGCATCGATACAATCGTTACCTTCGGCGGATGCCCCGGTGACGGCAAGGGTGGCATGGTTCCTAACTGGGTTACCTGCACTTGGCCAAAATACTACAGCGAGATGCTTAAATGGCAGTGGGAAGAAGTCTTAATTCCTTACTGGAAAAAAGCATGCGAATTTGCAAACGCTCATGGTGTAACTAAAATAGCGCTTGAAATGCACCCAGGGTTTGCGATTTACAATCCAATAACTCTCCTAAAACTGCGTGAAGCTGTTGGGGATACCATCGGCGCAAACTTTGACCCCAGCCATCTTTTCTGGCAGGGAATCAATCCCGCAGATGCAATTCGCGAAATGAAAGGCGCTATCTATCACTTCCATGCAAAGGATACGAAAATCGATGCCAGAAATACAGCCATCAGCGGCGTTCTTGAAACACGCGGATATGCTTCTGTTGCTGAACGTGCATGGTCCTTCCGCACGGTTGGTTATGGTCATGATGCGCTTACATGGAAAGAGATCATCAGCGCCCTTGCAGTTATCGGCTATCAGGGAGCTGTTTCAATAGAACATGAAGATGCCCTTATGACTCCGAAAGAGGGCCTTGAAAAGGCAATCGAATTCCTTAAGCCATTAATTATAAAAGATAAGTCCAGTAAGATTTGGTGGGCGTAA
- a CDS encoding aconitate hydratase — protein MGLTIAQKIIKNHLLSGNMEQGTSVGLRIDQTLTQDATGTMVYLELEAMGLKRVKTEKSVAYIDHNTLQSGFENADDHRFIASAASKFGVYFSKPGNGICHQVHLERFGIPGKTLIGSDSHTPTGGGIGMLAMGAGGLDVAVAMGGGAYYITMPKMVKINLTGKLRDFVSAKDVILEVLRIMSVKGGVGKIVEYGGEGIKTLTVPERATITNMGAELGATTSIFPSDEVTHAFLTAEGREKDYTPLASDPDAVYDEVIDIDLSKVVPAAAMPHSPDNVKSVDEIGSIKIDQVCIGSCTNSSFTDMMKVAKILKGKTVAPGVSLTISPGSKQVLSMLAENGALTDILDAGARLLESTCGPCIGMGQSPNSSGVSLRTFNRNFEGRSGTADAKIYLVSPETAAVSALAGVLTSPMTCSADISVSMPEAFKINDNLIVSPAGADNDVEIIHGPNIKPFPIANPLENAIEAPVALKVGDNITTDHIMPAGSKILPYRSNIPYMSNFCFAVCDKEFPQRIKEMGSGVIIGGSNYGQGSSREHAALVPLFLGVRAVLAKSFARIHRANLINAGILPLTFADPADFEILEQGDNLEINNILDALDSDTDVVITIKNKDKKIKAVHGLSDRDKEIMKAGGLLNFTKNSVK, from the coding sequence ATGGGACTTACTATTGCACAGAAGATAATTAAGAACCATCTGCTTTCAGGAAATATGGAGCAGGGTACTTCAGTAGGGCTTAGAATCGATCAGACTTTAACTCAGGACGCGACGGGTACAATGGTTTATCTTGAACTCGAAGCTATGGGGCTTAAAAGGGTAAAGACCGAAAAGTCGGTTGCATACATAGACCATAACACACTTCAGTCAGGCTTTGAAAATGCCGACGACCATAGGTTTATTGCATCAGCCGCATCAAAGTTTGGCGTCTATTTTTCAAAACCGGGTAACGGCATATGCCACCAGGTGCATCTTGAACGTTTCGGTATACCCGGCAAAACCCTTATAGGAAGCGATTCACACACGCCCACAGGCGGCGGCATAGGAATGCTTGCAATGGGTGCCGGCGGGCTTGACGTTGCTGTTGCAATGGGCGGGGGAGCTTATTATATAACGATGCCAAAAATGGTGAAAATAAATCTAACCGGTAAGCTACGTGATTTCGTTTCGGCGAAGGACGTAATATTAGAAGTGCTTCGCATTATGAGTGTAAAGGGCGGAGTCGGCAAAATCGTCGAATACGGCGGGGAAGGCATAAAGACATTGACTGTGCCTGAACGCGCGACGATAACAAATATGGGCGCAGAACTGGGTGCGACGACTTCGATCTTCCCGTCAGATGAAGTGACCCATGCTTTCCTTACGGCGGAAGGCAGAGAGAAGGATTATACACCTCTCGCAAGCGATCCCGACGCAGTGTATGACGAGGTTATAGATATCGATCTTTCTAAGGTCGTTCCTGCGGCTGCGATGCCGCACAGCCCGGATAATGTAAAGAGTGTCGATGAAATCGGATCAATCAAAATAGATCAGGTATGCATTGGTTCATGCACCAACTCATCTTTTACAGATATGATGAAGGTTGCTAAAATATTAAAGGGAAAAACGGTTGCACCAGGTGTTTCGCTGACTATTTCGCCTGGATCAAAACAGGTGCTGAGCATGCTGGCGGAAAATGGAGCTCTTACTGATATTTTGGATGCCGGCGCCCGCCTTTTGGAATCCACCTGCGGTCCCTGCATAGGCATGGGTCAGTCGCCTAACAGCAGTGGTGTTTCACTAAGAACTTTCAACCGAAATTTTGAAGGCAGAAGCGGTACTGCTGACGCCAAGATCTATCTTGTAAGTCCTGAGACTGCCGCAGTGTCGGCTTTAGCCGGTGTGCTGACGAGTCCCATGACCTGCTCTGCAGATATAAGTGTCTCTATGCCTGAAGCATTCAAGATAAATGATAATCTTATTGTATCTCCAGCCGGTGCTGACAACGATGTCGAAATTATTCACGGACCGAATATTAAGCCTTTCCCAATTGCAAATCCGCTTGAAAACGCTATTGAAGCGCCCGTAGCCTTGAAGGTAGGCGACAACATCACCACTGACCACATAATGCCTGCCGGGTCAAAAATTCTGCCTTATAGAAGCAACATCCCCTATATGTCCAACTTCTGCTTTGCTGTATGCGATAAGGAATTTCCACAGCGTATAAAAGAAATGGGAAGCGGTGTTATTATAGGCGGCTCAAACTATGGTCAGGGTTCGTCACGCGAACATGCGGCACTTGTTCCGCTTTTCCTTGGCGTTCGTGCAGTGCTTGCAAAATCATTTGCCCGTATACATCGTGCCAATCTCATAAATGCAGGAATCCTGCCCTTAACCTTTGCTGATCCGGCTGATTTTGAGATACTGGAACAGGGCGATAACCTCGAGATTAATAACATATTGGATGCACTTGATAGTGATACTGATGTTGTTATAACGATAAAAAATAAAGATAAAAAGATAAAAGCTGTTCATGGTCTTTCCGATAGAGATAAAGAAATTATGAAAGCCGGCGGATTGCTTAACTTTACCAAGAATTCAGTAAAATAG
- the tsaD gene encoding tRNA (adenosine(37)-N6)-threonylcarbamoyltransferase complex transferase subunit TsaD gives MTIFAIESSCDETSAAVVIDGRKVLSNIVASQIEKHKIYGGVVPEIASREHIAAISGVAREALSQAGVTMEDIDAVAVTAWPGLIGALLVGVNFAKGLALSYQKPLIPVHHIRGHVAANYIAFPELKPPFLALVVSGGHTNIIEVRDYTDYNVLGQTRDDAAGECFDKVARVMGLQYPGGVQIGKLAEKGDDKKYHFPSPSVDGEPLNFSFSGLKTAAINLLHNADQKSEVIDKESFSASFNRAVADSLVERLILAAEKTGYKAIVLAGGVSANTMLRDELKSECDRRKMTLYMPPLPLCGDNAAMIGSQGYYEYLSGNTAGMALNAKASKELAI, from the coding sequence ATGACAATTTTTGCGATAGAATCTTCATGTGATGAAACCAGCGCCGCTGTTGTCATTGACGGGCGAAAGGTGCTTTCAAATATAGTTGCATCACAGATCGAAAAACACAAGATATACGGCGGAGTGGTTCCGGAAATTGCTTCAAGGGAACATATTGCGGCAATATCCGGGGTCGCAAGAGAAGCTCTTTCGCAGGCGGGAGTGACGATGGAAGACATAGACGCTGTTGCTGTTACTGCTTGGCCGGGGCTTATCGGGGCTTTGCTTGTTGGCGTCAATTTTGCAAAAGGACTTGCTTTGTCGTATCAAAAACCGCTTATTCCAGTGCATCATATACGGGGTCATGTTGCGGCAAATTATATTGCTTTTCCAGAGCTCAAACCGCCCTTTCTTGCACTTGTTGTATCCGGGGGTCATACAAATATTATAGAGGTGCGGGATTATACCGATTATAATGTTCTGGGGCAGACACGCGATGATGCCGCGGGCGAATGTTTTGATAAGGTCGCAAGGGTAATGGGACTGCAATATCCTGGTGGGGTGCAAATTGGCAAGCTTGCGGAAAAAGGCGATGATAAAAAATATCATTTTCCTAGCCCAAGCGTTGATGGAGAACCATTGAATTTTAGCTTTTCGGGTTTAAAAACCGCGGCAATAAATCTTTTGCACAACGCAGATCAAAAGAGCGAAGTTATCGATAAAGAGTCTTTTTCGGCATCTTTTAACCGCGCTGTTGCTGACTCACTTGTTGAAAGGCTTATTCTAGCGGCTGAAAAGACAGGTTATAAGGCCATCGTCTTAGCTGGCGGAGTTTCTGCGAATACCATGCTTAGAGACGAACTTAAAAGCGAATGCGATAGGCGGAAAATGACACTTTACATGCCTCCTTTACCTCTTTGCGGAGATAATGCAGCTATGATCGGCTCACAGGGCTATTATGAATATTTATCGGGAAATACCGCAGGTATGGCTTTAAATGCCAAAGCGTCAAAAGAGCTTGCAATTTAG
- a CDS encoding DNA polymerase encodes SSTEPNLQNIPARGEMGREMRRMFIPESSDYVLVDADYSQIELRVLAHIAGDGTMISAFNNHEDIHTFTATQVFGVTEDMITPELRRRAKAVNFGIVYGISAFSLSNDIKVSVREAKMYIDNYFNKYHNIKSYLDKTIEDAKQNGYVTTLFGRRRWLPELRSSNYNIRSFGERAAMNAPIQGTAADIIKIAMIRVHNRLLSEGLKAKLILQVHDELIIETPKNEKDQVKKLLKEEMEHAADLAVLLEADVKEGSNWFEAK; translated from the coding sequence AAGCTCGACTGAGCCGAATTTGCAGAACATTCCTGCTCGAGGTGAAATGGGGCGTGAGATGCGCCGTATGTTTATTCCGGAGAGCAGCGATTATGTATTGGTGGACGCTGATTATTCGCAGATCGAACTCCGCGTTCTCGCGCATATTGCCGGGGATGGGACAATGATTTCGGCTTTCAACAATCATGAGGATATTCATACATTTACTGCAACCCAGGTGTTCGGAGTAACAGAGGATATGATAACGCCCGAGCTTCGCAGAAGGGCGAAAGCCGTCAATTTCGGTATTGTATACGGCATATCAGCTTTTTCACTGTCAAATGACATAAAGGTTTCTGTTAGAGAAGCTAAAATGTATATCGACAATTATTTTAATAAATATCACAATATAAAATCATACCTTGATAAAACCATTGAGGATGCAAAGCAAAATGGGTATGTGACTACACTGTTTGGAAGAAGACGCTGGCTTCCTGAACTTAGGTCATCTAATTACAACATAAGAAGCTTCGGAGAGCGCGCAGCAATGAATGCGCCTATTCAGGGGACTGCCGCCGATATAATAAAAATAGCAATGATCAGGGTTCATAATAGACTTTTAAGCGAGGGCTTAAAAGCAAAACTTATTTTACAGGTTCACGACGAATTAATAATAGAAACGCCTAAAAATGAAAAAGACCAGGTGAAAAAACTGCTTAAAGAAGAGATGGAACATGCCGCAGATCTTGCAGTTTTGCTGGAAGCTGACGTAAAAGAAGGCTCTAACTGGTTTGAGGCAAAGTGA
- a CDS encoding isocitrate/isopropylmalate family dehydrogenase — protein sequence MNEAEIKKAGEKFETLLRQQLERVEKMKSAKDFVDYKKLDKIVIGVCGGDGIGPVITDASYSVLKYLLEDEVKKGRVEFKEIKGLTIENRIAAGKPIPDDVMADLKACHVILKGPTTTPRAGDGLPNIESANVAMRKALDLFANVRPVKVPELGIDWTFFRENTEGAYAVGSMGVNVNDDLAVDFVVTTTDGTERIARLAYEYARNNKKGRVTIVTKANVIKTTDGKFLNLCQNIAKEYPEITTDDWYIDIMTAKLVDEKRRKDFKVVVLPNLYGDIITDEAAEFQGGVGTAGSANIGKRYAMFEAIHGSAPRMVTEGRDKYADPCSMLRATVMLLSHIGYQDRADKLEKALDICMYTEKRVTITGRDTGATTKDFAGYVMDTIKKL from the coding sequence ATGAACGAAGCAGAAATAAAAAAAGCAGGCGAAAAATTTGAGACATTATTAAGACAGCAGCTTGAACGTGTCGAAAAAATGAAATCCGCTAAGGATTTTGTGGATTATAAGAAACTTGATAAGATCGTTATAGGCGTCTGCGGCGGTGATGGCATAGGTCCTGTTATCACCGATGCGTCATACAGTGTTTTAAAATATCTGCTTGAAGACGAAGTTAAAAAGGGCAGAGTTGAATTCAAAGAAATAAAAGGTCTTACGATCGAAAATCGTATTGCAGCGGGTAAACCTATCCCAGACGACGTTATGGCAGATCTTAAGGCATGCCATGTAATATTAAAGGGGCCGACAACTACCCCACGTGCCGGAGACGGGCTTCCCAACATAGAGAGCGCCAACGTCGCTATGCGAAAAGCCCTTGACCTTTTTGCCAATGTCCGCCCCGTTAAGGTGCCGGAGCTTGGAATCGACTGGACGTTTTTCAGAGAGAATACTGAAGGCGCGTATGCAGTCGGCAGCATGGGCGTTAATGTGAACGATGATCTTGCAGTCGATTTTGTCGTTACCACAACCGATGGTACTGAACGTATTGCCCGTCTTGCCTATGAATATGCCCGTAACAATAAAAAAGGCCGTGTGACCATAGTTACTAAGGCAAATGTTATAAAGACGACTGACGGCAAGTTTTTAAATCTGTGCCAGAATATCGCGAAGGAATATCCAGAGATCACAACAGATGATTGGTACATCGATATAATGACCGCTAAGCTGGTTGATGAAAAGAGACGCAAGGATTTCAAAGTTGTTGTTCTTCCAAACCTTTACGGAGATATTATTACTGACGAGGCGGCTGAGTTCCAGGGCGGCGTCGGCACAGCCGGTAGTGCCAATATTGGAAAAAGATATGCTATGTTTGAGGCTATTCACGGTTCAGCTCCCAGAATGGTCACTGAAGGCCGTGATAAATATGCCGATCCATGTTCAATGCTGCGTGCCACTGTAATGCTTCTTTCGCACATAGGTTATCAGGATAGGGCAGACAAGCTCGAAAAAGCGCTTGACATCTGCATGTATACTGAGAAGAGGGTAACAATCACAGGACGCGACACCGGGGCGACAACGAAGGATTTTGCGGGCTATGTGATGGATACAATAAAGAAGCTTTAA
- the rimI gene encoding ribosomal protein S18-alanine N-acetyltransferase: MNNDVDLVPMCTRHIDALAEIEKVCFSTPWSHQLIENELSNPMAVYVVAEEEGNPIGYAGMINVLGSGEIMSVAVLPEYRGRGIATKLLNALISHARDSEIEEMYLEVRSSNENAKKLYEKFGFKETGLRQNYYENPREDAVLMTKIL; encoded by the coding sequence ATGAATAATGATGTAGACCTTGTGCCTATGTGCACAAGACACATTGATGCACTTGCTGAGATCGAAAAGGTCTGCTTCAGCACGCCTTGGTCGCACCAGCTTATTGAAAATGAGCTTTCTAACCCGATGGCGGTTTATGTTGTTGCTGAAGAGGAAGGAAACCCTATCGGTTATGCCGGAATGATCAACGTTTTGGGATCTGGTGAGATAATGAGTGTTGCTGTTTTGCCAGAATATAGGGGAAGAGGGATAGCAACAAAGCTTTTAAACGCACTTATTTCACATGCAAGGGACTCGGAAATAGAAGAGATGTATCTGGAAGTGCGTTCTTCGAATGAAAACGCTAAAAAACTGTATGAAAAATTTGGTTTTAAGGAAACGGGGCTCAGGCAAAATTATTATGAAAATCCCCGGGAGGACGCTGTACTTATGACTAAAATATTATAA
- a CDS encoding Gfo/Idh/MocA family oxidoreductase, which yields MEKLRVGIIGCGGIANGKHLPAISKIKEAEMVAFCDIIVEKAEKAASEYGIENANVYTDYKEMLAKEKLDVVHVLTPNISHAPITIDALEAGCDVMCEKPMAKTAADARKMVEAAKRTGKKLTIGYQNRFRADSRYLKRSCERGDLGEIYMAKAHAVRRRAVPTWGVFLDEEAQGGGPLIDIGTHALDLTLWMMNNYKPKMVVGTVYKKLGDQTETGNAWGDWDPEKYTVEDSAFGYVVMENGATIFLESSWALNTLDVMEAKTSLCGTKAGADMRDGLRINTVEFGKQVVIKPDLKSGGVAFYEGKSEDAKDVECRTWYDCVLHNKEIVVKPEQALVVTEILEAIYNSAKTGKPVYFD from the coding sequence ATGGAAAAACTCAGAGTAGGTATTATTGGGTGCGGTGGCATTGCCAACGGCAAGCATTTACCTGCGATCTCTAAAATTAAAGAAGCTGAAATGGTTGCTTTCTGCGATATTATCGTAGAAAAAGCAGAGAAAGCCGCATCAGAATACGGCATCGAAAACGCAAACGTCTATACCGATTACAAAGAAATGCTTGCAAAAGAAAAATTGGATGTCGTTCATGTTCTTACTCCAAACATCTCACACGCCCCCATTACCATTGACGCTTTAGAGGCTGGCTGCGACGTTATGTGTGAAAAGCCTATGGCTAAAACAGCTGCCGATGCACGCAAAATGGTCGAAGCGGCAAAGAGAACAGGCAAAAAACTTACAATTGGGTATCAGAATCGTTTCAGAGCGGATAGCAGATACTTAAAACGTTCCTGTGAGCGCGGAGATCTTGGCGAAATCTACATGGCAAAAGCGCATGCTGTAAGACGCCGTGCCGTTCCTACATGGGGTGTATTTCTTGATGAAGAGGCTCAGGGTGGCGGCCCTCTGATCGATATCGGCACACACGCTCTTGACCTTACACTGTGGATGATGAATAACTATAAGCCGAAAATGGTAGTCGGAACAGTTTATAAAAAACTCGGCGATCAGACAGAGACCGGCAATGCATGGGGAGATTGGGATCCCGAAAAATATACTGTTGAGGATTCAGCTTTCGGTTATGTAGTTATGGAAAATGGCGCTACAATCTTCCTCGAGTCCAGCTGGGCGCTCAACACGCTTGACGTAATGGAAGCAAAGACTTCTCTGTGTGGAACTAAAGCAGGCGCTGATATGAGAGACGGTCTTCGTATCAATACAGTTGAATTTGGCAAACAGGTTGTTATTAAGCCTGACCTCAAGAGCGGCGGCGTTGCTTTCTATGAGGGCAAATCTGAAGACGCTAAGGATGTCGAGTGCAGAACTTGGTATGACTGTGTTTTACATAATAAAGAAATCGTTGTTAAACCGGAACAAGCATTAGTTGTTACCGAAATACTGGAAGCTATCTACAACTCGGCGAAGACAGGAAAGCCTGTATATTTTGATTAA
- a CDS encoding LacI family DNA-binding transcriptional regulator, with protein sequence MNIIDVAKTAGVSVATVSRVINNSNRVSQKTRELVLEAIKETGYRSGEISEPSSDRNPRLILVLITSVNNTHYSKIIKGIENIAIKRGYFVVVANCYDNVGYEEAYLPLLTKKMVDGIILAGASFVTSDIVSISKKFPLIQCGEYLTDNVPFVGIDNEKAAYEIVNMMIQSGKRHIALLSVGNLKPSTVSRLKGYLRALRENNLPFDRELVFYSTYGFRSALAVTEPFLIQNPHVDGIFAICDRMAAGAIRAVKNIGKSVPDDIAVGGVDNVEVAYTVEPGLTTVSQNQEQMGRIAAEMLIDLINKKPLESNHVIIPYELVKRESI encoded by the coding sequence GTGAATATCATTGATGTCGCTAAAACTGCTGGAGTATCAGTTGCAACGGTGTCACGTGTTATTAACAATTCCAATCGTGTTTCTCAAAAAACACGAGAGCTCGTATTAGAGGCAATTAAGGAAACCGGTTACCGATCCGGTGAAATTAGCGAGCCCTCTTCAGACCGCAATCCCAGACTGATTTTAGTTTTAATAACATCGGTCAACAATACGCACTATTCAAAAATCATTAAAGGTATCGAAAATATAGCAATTAAACGCGGCTATTTTGTGGTTGTCGCAAACTGCTATGATAATGTAGGTTATGAAGAGGCTTATCTGCCGCTTCTTACCAAAAAAATGGTTGATGGAATAATATTGGCTGGTGCCTCTTTTGTAACGTCCGACATCGTTTCTATATCAAAGAAATTTCCTTTGATTCAGTGCGGTGAATATTTGACTGATAATGTCCCCTTTGTCGGCATCGATAATGAAAAAGCGGCTTATGAAATTGTAAATATGATGATACAGTCAGGCAAACGGCATATCGCCTTATTGTCTGTCGGCAATTTAAAGCCGTCAACCGTCAGCAGGCTCAAAGGCTACTTACGAGCGCTTCGTGAAAATAATCTGCCTTTCGACCGCGAGCTTGTTTTTTACAGTACATATGGTTTTAGAAGTGCGCTAGCAGTTACGGAACCGTTTTTAATACAAAATCCTCATGTTGATGGAATATTTGCAATTTGCGACAGGATGGCAGCCGGTGCGATCAGAGCCGTAAAAAATATTGGTAAAAGCGTGCCTGATGATATTGCTGTCGGCGGCGTTGATAATGTTGAGGTTGCTTATACAGTCGAGCCCGGTCTTACTACTGTATCGCAGAATCAGGAACAGATGGGTCGTATAGCAGCTGAAATGTTAATCGATTTAATAAACAAAAAACCTCTTGAGAGTAATCACGTAATAATTCCTTATGAATTAGTGAAGAGAGAGTCTATATAA
- a CDS encoding sugar phosphate isomerase/epimerase, giving the protein MLLDKVSVQMYSVRKVEDDFDGRLKRLAEMGFAGVELAGNALTPAEMNAAQLKYGIKVVSSHINHTKLLAEIDQHIEYNLAIGNHRLACSKAEMCDRDSALRVAEDLNRFGEKCKKNGMIFSYHNHAHEFVKDGDQYLLDILYANTDPGLVKVQFDVYWITRGGADPVEMINKYSGRVPTMHLKDGTAETQEMAVGEGPIDFPAIITAAKAAGTVEFIVETESKTDEYGVVSRSLNYLTK; this is encoded by the coding sequence ATGTTATTAGATAAAGTAAGTGTGCAGATGTACAGCGTTCGAAAAGTCGAGGATGACTTTGATGGGCGCTTGAAAAGGCTTGCCGAAATGGGCTTTGCAGGGGTTGAACTTGCCGGCAATGCTCTTACTCCAGCAGAAATGAATGCCGCACAGCTAAAATACGGTATCAAGGTGGTAAGCTCACACATCAATCACACAAAGCTTCTTGCTGAAATTGACCAGCATATTGAGTACAATCTTGCCATCGGCAACCACCGTCTTGCATGTTCAAAAGCTGAAATGTGCGACAGGGATTCTGCTCTGCGCGTTGCTGAAGATTTAAACCGTTTCGGAGAAAAATGCAAGAAGAACGGCATGATTTTTTCATATCATAACCACGCTCATGAATTTGTTAAAGACGGAGATCAATATCTGCTTGACATTTTATATGCAAACACAGACCCTGGGCTTGTAAAGGTTCAGTTTGACGTTTACTGGATTACGAGAGGCGGCGCCGACCCTGTTGAAATGATTAATAAATACAGCGGACGCGTGCCCACAATGCACTTAAAAGACGGAACAGCCGAAACACAGGAGATGGCAGTCGGCGAAGGTCCGATCGACTTTCCTGCTATCATAACCGCGGCTAAAGCTGCCGGAACTGTTGAATTCATTGTTGAAACCGAATCAAAAACCGACGAGTACGGGGTTGTTTCCCGCTCATTAAATTATCTAACAAAGTAA
- a CDS encoding Gfo/Idh/MocA family oxidoreductase, whose product MSKFKVGVVGCGRISSRHLMSVAENENCELVAVCDNKPERAKEAGEKYGCKYYTDYNDLVNNKDIDVIHICTPHYMHPIIAIAAMNAGKHVLTEKPMSIELKDAEAMCAAARKNGVTLGVIFQNRYNAGSKLIKKYLDNGELGKIYAGKLEVTWKRTDEYYSKSDWKGTWDKEGGGVIIDQAIHTLDLMNWFVNDEIEYVDANIANRAHKIIKVEDSANGVIKYKNGVLVAFNAINYYSYDAPVKIELHCENGIASMTRDKAQIVFNDARTITAETPKEDTADFGNGVMKYWGSSHKKQITNFYDALKKGIQPDINGENALITQKFICAIYESGKSEKRVIF is encoded by the coding sequence ATGAGTAAATTTAAAGTCGGTGTCGTAGGATGCGGCCGAATATCTTCGAGACATCTTATGTCTGTCGCTGAAAATGAAAACTGCGAACTTGTTGCCGTATGCGATAATAAGCCTGAACGCGCTAAAGAAGCTGGTGAAAAATACGGCTGCAAGTATTATACTGATTATAATGATCTCGTAAATAACAAAGACATAGATGTAATTCATATTTGCACTCCGCATTATATGCACCCGATTATTGCCATCGCCGCTATGAACGCCGGGAAACATGTTCTAACAGAAAAACCGATGTCCATAGAACTAAAAGACGCTGAGGCTATGTGTGCTGCCGCACGTAAAAATGGTGTTACACTTGGCGTAATATTTCAAAACCGTTATAACGCAGGTTCAAAACTAATAAAGAAGTATCTTGATAACGGTGAACTTGGCAAAATCTATGCCGGAAAACTTGAAGTAACATGGAAACGAACAGATGAATATTACAGCAAAAGCGATTGGAAAGGCACCTGGGACAAAGAAGGCGGCGGCGTAATTATTGACCAGGCAATTCATACTCTTGATTTGATGAACTGGTTCGTAAACGATGAAATAGAGTATGTTGATGCTAATATTGCAAACCGTGCTCATAAAATTATCAAAGTTGAAGACAGTGCAAATGGAGTGATTAAGTACAAAAATGGCGTTCTGGTCGCTTTTAATGCTATTAACTACTACTCCTATGACGCTCCTGTAAAAATCGAACTCCACTGTGAAAACGGCATCGCATCAATGACTCGTGACAAGGCTCAAATTGTATTTAATGATGCCCGCACTATTACAGCTGAAACCCCCAAAGAAGATACTGCCGATTTTGGCAATGGTGTTATGAAATATTGGGGCAGCAGTCATAAAAAACAAATAACAAATTTTTATGATGCACTGAAAAAAGGAATTCAGCCGGACATCAATGGCGAAAATGCTCTTATCACACAGAAGTTTATCTGTGCAATATATGAAAGTGGAAAATCAGAGAAGAGAGTAATTTTTTAA